A window of the Salvelinus sp. IW2-2015 unplaced genomic scaffold, ASM291031v2 Un_scaffold1755, whole genome shotgun sequence genome harbors these coding sequences:
- the LOC112071878 gene encoding uncharacterized protein, whose protein sequence is MKKHVSPKTPCDRALSADKETIPPLSMSMNQQALDPEEEENLQRIQYRKQKLFSEKLQWIYMVLCGISHMRNRDLKTLVPLNSSYVNIIMKDTEKTNILLKQSHSYNPPLNYTKQLVSLATEDCHSISRDVWDTFISHQDTTEPLKLTTIRTTGYKALQSGPRRKVGQRDPDGDGDIPPWLLLLLDENTSLEKTVKPGVDQSGMLERAKAHYQDVKKVLNIPMESVVFQKRKNREERIRTLFNALMASKSDAGLSSLLTSLKSELKPKSTTGLWFATLQSDATELSGDTDSKYNIILQKISEFQSFSNKKLPYSKEKFCLLVLSMSPNQLLRPAMQEALLFLTENVLLLLPRHLKQWYQYLKLPFPTTATAS, encoded by the exons ATGAAGAAACATGTGTCTCCCAAGACACCATGTGACCGAGCCCTATCAG CTGATAAAGAGACTATACCACCACTGTCCATGTCCATGAACCAACAGGCACTGGacccagaggaagaggagaacttACA GAGGATACAGTACAGGAAGCAGAAGCTGTTCTCAGAGAAACTCCAGTGGATTTACATGGTCCTGTGTGGCATCTCTCACATGCGAAACAGAGACTTGAAGACACTG GTTCCTCTCAACAGCAGCTATGTGAACATCATCATGAAGGACACCGAGAAGACCAACATCCTGTTGAAGCAGTCGCACAGCTACAACCCTCCGTTGAATTACACCAAGCAGCTGGTGTCCCTGGCCACCGAGGACTGTCACAGCATCAGCCGTGACGTGTGGGACACCTTTATCAGCCACCAGGACACCACAG AGCCCTTGAAGTTAACCACCATCCGAACCACAGG ATATAAAGCTCTGCAGTCTGGGCCCAGGCGTAAGGTTGGCCAGAGAGATCCAGACGGCGATGGAGACATACCCCCAtggctactactgctgctggatGAGAACA CGTCCCTAGAGAAAACAGTCAA GCCTGGTGTAGACCAGTCAGGCATGCTGGAGAGAGCCAAGGCCCACTACCAGGATGTGAAGAAGGTTCTGAACATCCCGATGGAGTCGGTCGTGTTTCAAAAGAGAAA GAACCGAGAGGAGAGGATTAGAACTCTTTTCAATGCTCTAATGGCCTCAAAGTCCGACGCTGGTCTGTCCTCACTTCTTACCTCTCTGAAGAGTGAGCTGAAGCCCAAATCCACCACTGGTCTCTG GTTTGCGACCCTGCAGAGTGATGCCACAGAATTGTCCGGAGACACGGACTCCAAATACAATATCATACTGCAGAAGATCTCAGAGTTTCAAAGCTTCTCCAACAAAAAGCTCCCCTACTCCAAG GAGAAGTTCTGTCTCCTGGTCCTCTCCATGTCACCCAATCAGCTGCTTCGACCGGCCATGCAGGAAGCACTGCTCTTCCTCACGGAGAATGTGCTGCTGTTGTTGCCGCGGCATCTCAAACAGTGGTACCAGTACCTGAAGCTCCCCTTCCCCACCACGGCAACCGCCTCCTAA